The Candidatus Deferrimicrobium sp. nucleotide sequence CCGGCCACGATGCCGTACAGCTCGTCAGGTATCTTGTCGGACCTGGAAACCCTCTTTATGGAAGAGGGAGTCCATTTTTCATCGGGAACACCCCCTCCGACCGGTGCGGGAATCGCGACGGGCGGGGGGGAAGACGCTTGGGGGAGGACCGAAGGCGCGGGAGAAGGCGCCGGGGCGGGCGCGGATACCGCAGGGGGGGCGGGCGCCGGGGGGGGCGTGGCACGGACCGCCCCCTGCACGCCGAAGAGCTTCTCGGCGATCTCGCCCGAGAGAGCGCCCAGCTGCGCGATGATGTCGTCCTCGGTGGCCGCGACGGCGAAGAACGCCCCCGCCGGCTTGCCGGTTTCGAGGTCGGTCACGATCGTGTCGACGCTGTACCCCTTCCCGAGTTTGGAGACCGTTCCCTGGAGCAGCAGCGGAACCTTCGCCTCCTTCGCCGCCGCTTCCGGGTCCTTGCCGCCCGCCGGGAGAAGCAACACGTCGGCCCCGGCCAGCGCCATCAGGCGGGAGGACAGGAGGCGCGGCAGGACGGAGACCGTCGGCCCGATATCCTCTTTCGTCAGGGATACGAACGGTGCGATGGCGATGCGGCGGGCGTAGCCGGCGGCGGACGCCGGGACGGGGGACGCCGGAACACAGGAAAGGAGAAGGGCGGCGCCAAGAACGGCGCGCCCCACGTTTCGGCCGGGATGGATGCGCATTCCGGCGAATCTAGCAGAGGCGAAGGGATCCGTCAAACGGAAAGAGCGGCGGCGAGCTTTCCCTGGATCCCGCCGAATCCGCCGTTCGACATGATCAGGACGAGGTCGCCCGCCCGGCACGTTTCCGCGAGCCGGGTCACGATCCCGTCCACCTCGGGGATGACCTGCGCGGGACGCCCGGCCGCGCGCACCTCCGCCGCCACCTCTTCCGGGGAGAGCCGTTCTTCCGGCGGAATCTTGTCTGCCCCGAACACGCCCGCGAGGATCACCTCGTCCGCCTCGGAAAGGGCCGAGGTGAACTCCCGCTGGAACACCTTCCGTCGGCTGGTGTTCGACCGGGGCTCGAAGACCGCCACGATCCGCCGCCCTGGATACCGGCCGCGGACCGCCCGGAGCGTCTCCCGGACCGCCGTGGGGTGGTGCGCGAAGTCGTCGACGACGAGGATTCCGCGGAACTCTCCCACCTCCTCCTGCCGCCGCCGGATCCCGGCGAAACGCTCGAACGTCGGCGCGATCGCCTCCGGGAGGAAGCCGAGGCGCATCAGGACGATCGCGACGCCCGCCGCGTTGGCAGCGTTGTGGAGCCCCGGCAGGGGGAGGCGGAAGTCGAGGGAACGCCCCGACCCCTCCATCCGGAAACCGGTCATCCCGCTGGATTCCCCCGTTCCCCGCACCGTCCACGCGTCGAGGCCGGGGCCCGCCGGAAGCGCGCCGTCCCGCGTGGCGTAGAAGATCACGGGGCAGCGCGCCTCCCGCGACACCGCGACGACGTCCGGGTAGTCGGCGCACGCCACGAGCAGACCGTCGGGGGGAAGGATCGCCGCGAGCCGGCGGAACGACTCCCGCACGTGATCGAGATCGCGGTAGATGTCGGCGTGGTCGAACTCCACGCTCGTGAGCAGGACGATCCGGGGCCGGTAGTGGAGGAACTTCGGTCCCTTGTCGAAATACGCGGTGTCGTACTCGTCCCCCTCGATCACGAAGTGCCGCCCGAGCCCGACCCGGTAGCTCACGGGGAAGTTCTTCGGGACCCCTCCCACGAGGAACGACGGGTCGGCCCCGAGGGCGAAGAGCGACCAGGCGGCGAGCGACGTGGTCGTCGTCTTCCCGTGCGTCCCCGCCACGACGATCGATTCCCTCTCCCCGAGGAAGAACCGCGCGACCGCCTGGGGCATCGACAGCGTCGGCACGCCGCGCCGGACCGCCTCCTGCGCCTCCTGGTTCCCCCGCGACACCGCGTTCCCCACGACCACCAGGTCCGTGTCCGGCGGGATGTTCTCCGGCGCGTACGGCGAGGCGAGCCGGATGCCGAGGCTCTCGAGCTGCGTGCTCATCGGCGGGTAGACGTTCGCGTCGGATCCGGTGACCCGGCACCCCTTCTCCTTCAACATCCCCGCGAGGGAGGCCATCCCCACGCCGCACGCCGCGATCAGGTGGACGTTCTTCAACCGGCGACGACCTCCCACACGGCGTCGTGGATCCGGGGGCGAAGCGCCGACAGCTTCCGGTTGTCGCTCCCGAACACCACGCGGTTGGTCAGCAGGATCACCGAGGTCTCCCGCTCCGGATCGATCCACATCGAGCATCCGGTGTAACCGAGGTGTCCCACGGCATCGGCGGGGGCGCGGTC carries:
- a CDS encoding UDP-N-acetylmuramate--L-alanine ligase codes for the protein MKNVHLIAACGVGMASLAGMLKEKGCRVTGSDANVYPPMSTQLESLGIRLASPYAPENIPPDTDLVVVGNAVSRGNQEAQEAVRRGVPTLSMPQAVARFFLGERESIVVAGTHGKTTTTSLAAWSLFALGADPSFLVGGVPKNFPVSYRVGLGRHFVIEGDEYDTAYFDKGPKFLHYRPRIVLLTSVEFDHADIYRDLDHVRESFRRLAAILPPDGLLVACADYPDVVAVSREARCPVIFYATRDGALPAGPGLDAWTVRGTGESSGMTGFRMEGSGRSLDFRLPLPGLHNAANAAGVAIVLMRLGFLPEAIAPTFERFAGIRRRQEEVGEFRGILVVDDFAHHPTAVRETLRAVRGRYPGRRIVAVFEPRSNTSRRKVFQREFTSALSEADEVILAGVFGADKIPPEERLSPEEVAAEVRAAGRPAQVIPEVDGIVTRLAETCRAGDLVLIMSNGGFGGIQGKLAAALSV